From Callospermophilus lateralis isolate mCalLat2 chromosome 5, mCalLat2.hap1, whole genome shotgun sequence, a single genomic window includes:
- the Gin1 gene encoding gypsy retrotransposon integrase-like protein 1 yields MVRSGKNGDLHLKQIAYYKRTGEYHSTTLPSERSGIRRAAKKFVFKEKKLFYVGKDRKQNRLVIVSEEEKKKVLRECHENDTGAHHGISRTLTLVESSYYWTSVTNDVKQWVYACQHCQVAKNTVILAPKQHLLKVDNPWSIVTVDLMGPFHTSNRSHVYALIMTDLFTKWVMILPLCDVSASEISKAIINIFFLYGPPQKIIMDQRDEFIQQINDELYGLFGTKQIIIPHASGTVNPTESTPSTIKTFLSKYCADHPNNWDEHLSALSFAFNVTHLEPTKNTPYFQMFNRNPYMPETSDNLHEVDGGNTNMFARILDAIKEADKIMENKTTSVGQMENNNLDDLNKSKIIVKKKPKQLNPFHLKVGHEVLRQRKNWWKDGRFQSEWVGPCVIDYITESGCAVLRDNTGTRLKRPIKMSHLKPYIRESSEQDSLYLLQGSVVTDHDYIGLPEIPVGAYQANILVEDAPIGIVDNELLTSNKDRELLEYRNAKTSPLIEDHGTLEKQTFSLLDTSNQVLEYLS; encoded by the exons aaaaaaagcTGTTTTATGTTGGAAAAGACAGAAAACAAAATCGTTTGGTAATTGtttcagaagaggaaaaaaagaaagtcctaAGAGAATGCCATGAAAATGACACTGGAGCTCATCATGGCATATCCAGAACTCTCACTTTAGTGGAATCCAGTTACTATTGGACTTCTGTGACCAATGATGTCAAACAGTGG GTATATGCCTGTCAGCATTGCCAAGTGGCAAAAAATACAGTTATTCTAGCACCTAAACAACACCTTCTCAAGGTGGACAATCCATGGAGTATAGTTACTGTTGATCTGATGGGACCTTTTCATACAAGCAACAGAAGTCATGTATATGCTTTAATCATGACAGATTTGTTTACAAAATGGGTTATGATTTTGCCTCTGTGTGATGTTTCAGCATCAGAAATTTCTAAAGCTATtatcaatatatttttcttatatggACCTCCTCAGAAAATAATAATGGACCAAAGAGATGAATTCATTCAACAG aTCAATGATGAACTATATGGATTATTTGGTACAAAACAGATTATAATTCCTCATGCctctggaactgtaaatccaactgaAAGTACTCCCAGCACAATCAAAACATTTCTTTCCAAATACTGTGCTGACCATCCCAACAACTGGGATGAGCACCTATCAGCTCTTTCATTTGCCTTCAATGTAACTCACTTG gAACCTACTAAGAATACACCATATTTTCAAATGTTTAATCGAAATCCTTATATGCCAGAGACTTCGGATAATCTTCATGAAGTGGATGGTGGTAATACAAATATGTTTGCTAGAATTCTAGATGCAATTAAAGAAGCTGATAAAATAATGGAGAATAAGACAACTTCAGTGGGCCAG ATGGAGAACAACAATTTAGATGAcctaaataaaagcaaaatcatTGTTAAAAAGAAACCAAAGCAATTAAATCCATTTCATTTAAAAGTGGGTCATGAAGTTTTAAGACAAAGGAAAAATTGGTGGAAGGATGGTCGTTTTCAATCTGAATGGGTTGGTCCTTGTGTCATAGACTATATTACAGAAAGTGGATGTGCTGTCCTCAGAGACAATACTGGAACTAGGCTTAAAAGACCTATCAAAATGTCCCATCTTAAGCCTTACATAAGAGAATCCAGTGAACAAG ACAGTCTTTATCTCTTGCAAGGTTCAGTAGTGACAGATCATGACTACATTGGATTGCCTGAAATTCCAGTTGGAGCATACCAAGCAAATATTCTGGTAGAAGATGCACCTATTGGTATAGTTGACAATGAGTTACTAACATCAAACAAGGATCGTGAACTGTTAGAATATAGAAATGCCAAAACCTCTCCATTGATAGAAGATCATGGTACTCTTGAAAAGCAGACTTTCAGTCTGTTGGACACTTCAAACCAAGTTCTTGAGTACTTAagttag